The region tgccacccTGTTTATAGTTCTGCcttggaggaggggggagggcttAAGTGGGTTTGTACAGTggcattttgtcattttcagtaACTGGAGATTGAATTTATGTGGATGTGGATTCAAACTCCAAATTTCTGCTGAAAATGCTGCAGGAAACACTGCCCTCTtctggttattttatttttcttcttcagagaGTCTGACTTGCCCCAGACATGGTCAGGATGTTCTGTGATTCCTTTTAACAAATTGAATTACTTTGAACATTTGTCTTTTCCTTCTGTGTTTGGGCTCTTGTCGCTTTGTTTGGTCAGCACACtttgtcagccattttaggaGTTTGCAGTTCTGTGGGAGGGAAGTGGAGAGACATTTTTGAACAGGAAATAAGTCTGTTGAGATAAGATCGTGATCAACTGCAAAAGCAGGAACGTTTGTCAAGGAGGAGTCTTATCTGCAGTAATATATCACATTTCTGGTTCTGCCAAAATAAATTTTTCGGAGAAAATCAGAATGACTTGAAATAAATCCATGAATTTTTAGCCTTGTGATAAAAAATAGTGAGAatttatttcatgcatttaCCTCATTAGCAAAGTGACAAAAATGTCTTTCATGACTTCTACAGTTTAAGTGTATGGTGGTGGGAGAATGGTTGATGGCTGTGGTGATTTGTGCTTTGGTTTTGTGGAAGATACTTTATGACTTGATTGCCTATcaacactcgcacacatatgctcacacacaaatatgctaacacgtacacgcacacacactcacactcacagacatacactcacacacacatgctcacacaaacacacacgcactttctctttcacgctctctcacatgcttacacacacacacacacacacacacacacactactgacagCCGGAGTACTCTATAAATCAGTGCTGGCTTTCTCACTAATGAGAATGGGGATCGATGCGCGTACGTAGCTCTCACTTGGGAGTGATAAGGGCACTGAAGTCCGGATCGCATTCTATTCTTCCCTGCAAGTGTCTTCAAGGTCCTCATCAGTTTTTAAATGAGTCCTGCTATTCTCCATAATGATGACAATGCAGGCTGGGGTGTGTGCTGGCCTGTTAgacacagtgtgcagtgttaCACTggagcgtgcctgtgtgtgcgtgtcgtaGTAAggcagtctgtagtgtgtgtatgtgtgtgtgtgtgtatcataggaaaccagtgagcagtgtgtgtgtgtgtgtgtgtgtgtgtgtgtgtgtgtatcatagGAAgacagtgagcagtgtgtgtgtgtgtgtgtgtgtgtgtgtgtgagagagtgtgtgtctgtatcataGGAAgacagtgagcagtgtgtgtgtgtgtgtgtgtgtgtgtgtgagtgtgtgtctgtatcataGGAAgacagtgagctgtgtgtgtgtgtgtgtgtgtgtatcatagGAAgacagtgagcagtgtgtgtgtgtgtgtgtgtgtgtgtgtgtgtatcatagGAAgacagtgagcagtgtgtgtgtgtgtatcatagGAAgacagtgagcagtgtgtgtgtgtgtgtgtgtgtgtgtgtgtgtgtgtgtgtatcatagGAAgacagtgagcagtgtgtgtgtgtgtgtgtgtgtgtgtgtgtgtgtgtgtgagagagtgtgtgtctgtatcataTGAAgacagtgagcagtgtgtgtgtgtgtgtgtgtgtgtgtgtgtgtgtgtgtgtgtaccatagGAAGACAGTGAGCAGTGTGAAACAGTGAAGCGAGTGTACTGTGCATGGCTGCCCAGAGGACACACTGCAGTATAAATGCCCTGGTCCTGCTGGTACCATAGTAGAGCGGGATGGCCGCCCCCTCCCACATCAGCTCTCCTTTTCCACAGTCCATCCCCAGTCCTGTCCCATTACCCAAACCCTGACCTCCATCCCCAGTCCTATCCCATTACCCAAACCCTGATCTCCGTCCTCAGTCCTGTCCCATTACCCAAACCCTGACCTCCATCCCCAGTCCTATCCCATTACCCAAACCCAGACCTCCGTCCTCAGTCCTGTCCCATTACCCAAACCCTGACCTCCATCCCCAGTCCTGTCCCATTACCCAAACCCTGACCTCCATCCCCAGTCCTATCCCATTACCCAAACCCTTACCTCCGTCCTCAGTCCTGTCCCATTACCCAAACCCTGACCTCCATCCCCAGTCCTGTCCCATTACCCAAACCCTGACCTCCATCCCCAGTCCTATCCCATTACCCAAACCCTGACCTCCGTCCTCAGTCCTGTCCCATTACCCAAACCCTCACCTCCATCCCCAGTCCTATCCCATTACCCAAACCCTGACCTCCATCCCCACTCCTATCCCATTACCCAAACCCTGACCTCCGTCCTCAGTCCTATCCCATTACCCAAACCCTGACCTCCATCCCCAGCCCTGTCCCATTACCCAAACCCTGACCTCCATCCCCAGTCCTATCCCATTACCCAAACCCTGACCTCCGTCCTCAGTCCTGTCCCATTACCCAAACCCTGACCTCCATCCCCAGCCCTGTCCCATTACCCAAACCCTGACCTCCGTCCTCAGTCCTGTCCCATTACCCAAACCCTGACCTCCGTCCCCAGCCCTGTCCCATTACCCAAACCCTGATACTGCTGCTTTGGAATGAACagtttgtgcatctgtgtgtagaATGAAGTATGTCCCTCCAAACAGGAAACacgttttccttttcttttcttttcttatcattcctgcCATTGCTGTGTGTACTGTTAAAAGGTAGTGCATTTTGCGGAaggtttttaatttaaaaaaaaagtttttctgaTTGGATTGCTTGTTTTCTGTAATGTCTAATAATGTCTAATAATGTGTTGTTTTCGTGTGAAGTGGTGAAGTTACGTGTAGTTTTACGAtaagtttgtttctgtttttctcccCAGCGTCCACTATTGATGACATGAAAGGTAATCTTCATCATCCAGCTCCTCatcctttttctctttttgagtTTAAACCAGTGTTTGAAACATGCATCTCTGTGCTGTGAATTGTGAATTGCATGTAGATACGATGCAGGCTTGCATATGCTGTGAAATGGGTGGACAGGTAAAATGTGACACACCATCGCAGTGTTCAGTAGACCCTGTGCTCTGGGCTCAGCTGTGTTtggagcaggtgtgtgcaggcacCTCTTCAGGGCTGAGATGGCCACACAGGGAATGCCTGAGGATTAAAGGCAGTGCTGGTATGGGGGGGGAAATGTTAATCGCTGTTGCCTAGCAGCAGAGCTGTTCCCAATTAATAATGTATGGCGATCTTCAACTCCTGTTTCTAATTGCTTTGGGTACTTTTAAGTCAGCGGGCCTGTTtttaaaggttatttttaaataaagtactTCCGTTTGAATGTGGAGTAGGCTTCTCATCTTTATTCAGTTGCTctgatgcttttttttctccatattttGCTTATATATGTCCCTTTTTCCCTCGCCTGCAGATGCAGACAGTCCGTTTCACTATGGTAAGTGGAAAAGCAGAATTCCCAAACTCCCAGGGGCTCCCAGGTCTTGGTCCGTTAGTGCTTGTTTACGGGTCAGTCTGGGGCGCCAGCCCGCCCCTCCCTGTGATCTCCAGATGGTGGAAAGTTCTGACCCCGGAGGCTGAGGAAAACCGGAGCACTGTAAACAGAGCGCACTCTCCGGCCATCCCTCCTCATCTatcagccattacattacattacagtcatttagctgacaattttatccaaagccaatccccccccagagcaatgcagggatacgggccctgctcaagggcccaacagctgtgcggatcttattgtggctgcacaggggcttgaaccaccgaccttccaggtcccagccaAGCACCTTTGCCACTACGATACTGGCTCACCCCCAGTCCTCCCataaatattattaatgagacATATAATTATgtctgcttttatttattttgtgcatttgtgcaaaGATCTATTTTTCACTGATCTCCACACGTATTTGACCTTGCAGGAAATCAGATTCTGAAGCtctaaatcttatttctttagccttgtgacattacattattggcatttggcagacgctcttatccagagctcttatccagagtgacatgaCATCATACCAACGAGCTGGCCTTGGGTGGTCATGTGATCTATGTTTCCTTTCAGATTACCAGTCGCTTCGAATCGGAGGCCTGATCTTCGCCGTGGTGCTGTTCATCATGGGCATCCTGCTCGTGATCAGTGAGTCTTCTGCGTTGATGTTCATTTTTCAACCCTTTGAAGAACGGGTCTTTCGatccttttctttttaatccagagtcagtgttctagaactccatggcTTTCAGTGACCaggagtgattgttacatcatcattagagtgttcagttaagaacattctgatgGCGTATTTGTGATCCTAGTCCTTACAGGGTTCTACAGCTCCTCACTCAACCTGCTCAACCCTACAGTGAGGGGCCGAGGGTGTTTTCACATATTCATAGGAGAGATGTATTAGAATTTTCCAAAGCAAACTgagacccctgtgtatgctggctttcaATCCCTCCATAATTGCAGCTGCTGAATTATAACAAGCCGCTAATTGTTCTTAATGAGGCACTTTAAATGTGTACTGAAGGATGACTTACCCTCTTGAGGGCACATTATGTACAGCTATGCATGCCAATAAGAATGAATACTGGATCCGTTCTGAGAGAATGAAATGCTTAATTTTCTGTAATCTGCTAAATGCGAAAGATTCCTTGCAAAGGAGGCTAtagtttaaattattaaaatgatataCTAAATTATGGACATTTAGGTCTTGAATGCTGAGTATGGGCTTCTGTTCATTTGTGGAGTTCAGACAGAAGCTCAGCTTGCATTGTGTTAAGATAAGTTTAaccttttgaagagtaggtttttggtctgttttaagtcagtgttctagaactatttttgaataaaatattaactGGTCATGATATCGTGGCATAAGTGAATTATACATGACAGTGCTTCATAAGATAAATAAATCCATCTTAGGTTGATGTTTCCATGTAAGCAAAGCTAGCCGACTGCTGGCAGTGCTTACGTTAGCTAGCCTGCAGTGCTAGCCAAAATTAAGTGGAATCATTTTAGCACACTGTCGGACTGTTTCACACTAACAGAAAGTACAGTTTGTGTAGTACAGGACGAACTGTGAAATGTTTGGGTGTTACCTATAGCTTTTAAAAGCTTCCTGCCAGCACCAGCAGGGGCAGATCTATAATCTCTGCCCTTGTGTATTTGGAGGAGGAGATGTCATCCCCAGTGCCATAAAGCAGCTATAGGGAAGGTGTGATATGATTGGCAGAGATTTGCTCAGGTTTCATATGGTAACAGTGTGAGTTTAATAAAGCACTCACGAGCATTGATCTGAGGTTTGTCCCAGTGCAATCACTTCACTGCGCACTGAGTATCCACATATAGTGAAGGTAGAAAAAGTGAATATCCTGTTACAATGTTATTGGTTGTTTTAATCCCTCAACTGTAGGGATTAATGcccccctggtcctggagggtcacAGAGGGGGTCCTTCTTCACGTTCCCCACCTTAAAATCAGAAACGACTTCAGTTCCAGATCAGCTGACGTAAATTACAGAGCGAATAAATAAGGAAGCAGCAGACCCCGTGGCTCTGTGGGTCAGGGTTGCGCGGTCGCGCTCTGTGTCTGCAGTGGTAAACAAGGCGAGGAGTGTCTGACGCGCGCGGGAACAGGAGCCAACGCCTCCTGCTCTAATCCCGCTCAGCAGGAAACCCGACCCCCGTGTCTGTGGCGCCGCCCTCGTGGATCTCAGACAACGCTGCCCCAAGAATGTCTGACTGTTCCCCTGTCATCCACACCCTGCCGTAAATCTGTAAACAGACCTCAATCTCTGCAGATCCTCTTCCCACTGGTCCATACATAGACTCCTCGCCTGGATTTCTGTTCTGGCAAAGAATTCCCCGAGATGTCGCTTTATTTCTTCTCCTTGGGTGACCTCTTTTGGGACATCGGACAGGCTCCCAGTAGTCCCTGTCTTCCCCCAGTGAGCCCAGGGCTTGTTTAGTTGATCAAGTGTGCCCTGTATGAGACTTGCACAGAGATACTGCTCGGT is a window of Conger conger chromosome 1, fConCon1.1, whole genome shotgun sequence DNA encoding:
- the LOC133129689 gene encoding FXYD domain-containing ion transport regulator 6-like isoform X3, with product MYLPAVLMLCVHLAPALGSAFGREMAASTIDDMKDADSPFHYDYQSLRIGGLIFAVVLFIMGILLVISRKCRCKLNQKR